The Nonlabens sp. Hel1_33_55 genome contains the following window.
ATTCCCTATAAATTCCACCAACATTTGTGTCGCCTTAGGCTCTATGGAATATCCCAGCTGCTTAAGATGTCCAGTTATCCAATTGGGCATCTGATTATCATATACCGTTTTACTCTCAAAGACAACCCCATTTTTCTTGATGTTTTTGAAAACCTTGGTACGTCCATCTGGCTTTTTGTATTTGAAATTGAAAACGAGAATTGTGGTAGCAGATGGGTTTTCCATATAGCTTTCCATCTGTGTCAACTTGGAGCTTAGATGTTGCGCTTCTTTCACGATGATCACTTGATACGGCGCCATCATTGGGAAGCGTTTTGCGCTTTCTATTATCTCATCAACCTTTGTGTCCTTTCCATATAAAATCATCTGGTTGAATCCTCTTTCTGACTCATCCAGAACGCTGTTCTCAATGGCATCACTTATTTGATCTATGAAGTAAGGTTCATCACCATATAAAAAATATACCGGAGAGAATTTTTTAGCCTTGATGTTGGAAAGAATATTATTGAGATCACTCATCTAGAGCCGTAACGCTTTTTGTAGTTTTGTTTTATGAAGGCACTGCGATTGCCGCCTGCAAATTTCAGGGTTAAAAATACTGAAAAAGGGCGTCTCATTTTTGATCCCATACGTAAAAAGTTTGTCCAGCTGCAACCAGAAGAATGGGTGCGCCAGCATATCATTCATTGGCTCATACATTTCAAAAAGACACCCATCAACCTTATAAATGTTGAGAAACAATTGATTATAGCGGGAACTTCTAAACGATATGATATCGTTGTTTACAGGCCTGACGCCAGCATCGAGGTTATTGTAGAATGTAAGGCACCTAGCATTGATATTGATCAAACGGTTTTTGACCAGATTGCACGGTA
Protein-coding sequences here:
- the holA gene encoding DNA polymerase III subunit delta; translation: MSDLNNILSNIKAKKFSPVYFLYGDEPYFIDQISDAIENSVLDESERGFNQMILYGKDTKVDEIIESAKRFPMMAPYQVIIVKEAQHLSSKLTQMESYMENPSATTILVFNFKYKKPDGRTKVFKNIKKNGVVFESKTVYDNQMPNWITGHLKQLGYSIEPKATQMLVEFIGNDLSRISNELEKLTIVQDKSQPITPQAIEENIGFSKDFNNFELRKALGTRDTVKVHRIINYFAENPKDNPIVLTTAQLHSFFVQLLKVHALKDRSPKSVARAAGINPFFVQEVLVAVRNYPMKYCSRAIQIIREMDVKSKGVGAIQMPHADLLKETMVKIMAP
- a CDS encoding type I restriction enzyme HsdR N-terminal domain-containing protein, with product MKALRLPPANFRVKNTEKGRLIFDPIRKKFVQLQPEEWVRQHIIHWLIHFKKTPINLINVEKQLIIAGTSKRYDIVVYRPDASIEVIVECKAPSIDIDQTVFDQIARYNLAVNSRFLMVSNGMEHYFCTMDYEQQRYNFITDLPEYSL